In the Malaya genurostris strain Urasoe2022 chromosome 1, Malgen_1.1, whole genome shotgun sequence genome, one interval contains:
- the LOC131440603 gene encoding N-acetylneuraminate 9-O-acetyltransferase isoform X1 — protein sequence MGEDKTSKVELFIQNLNANNAKKLAFVMVVGFTFYHGLLHLRYGNDSCKWLLSDGRFKGNKEWQPFGCMLHKYTETDTRKCFRYLAFWGTQNHFVFIGDARIRTLYLEMINHLKPKDANNASIQSTLGKTENLQFLDYKLRLQINYIYANEVSKNMIDEFIKWQHEEDPPSLIIASCTYSTFYKGNLTKDLQKLFERNLTKMVQSIDRIVSKKSKVIWKLQDPIDQGRINDEWKNVQNEDIDKINQVAYDILSYSEAKIWSSSKMIASGLIDEFIDGNHLSMLALKHDVQILLNMYCNDYMNYNDGTCCSSAESYTIIQVITYALLGVCLAIACAMVIRRWLMRIRGVNIYMPLSQATSTTATDSQSPILALASLAFIMGYFYLCDRTNFFMKENKYYSEFSFWIPVGYVFVLGLFFTEDSKFTKVLHRDQTDEFKGWMQLVILIYYMTGASHVLPIYMHIKVLISAYLFLSGYGHFTYCWQTGNTGIVRFFRVMFKINFLTVVLCLCMNRPYQFYFFVPLLSFWYCMTYFLSSIPPRISAQSSENNAYQYLYVVLKFVCMLSIITVLYLSEVFFERIFVTRPWKALFVTTDDDIHEWWYRWKLDRYTITYGMIFAAISHIAQRYYIFDDNNHGNLFSRRISLTSTLAAFIGIGFYTTWSFFCRNKQNCEEIHSYVVFIPIVGYILLRNISGILRTRYSTFFAWFGRISLELFICQYHIWLAADKNGVLVLLPGFPTLNVLITSFIFVCVSHEIHRLTTVLLPYAVPNDWKLVLRNMLIFAVVLIPIGRYDGMF from the exons ATGGGAGAAGATAAAACGTCCAAAGTTGAATTATTTATTCAAAATCTAAATGCAAACAATGCAAAAAAGCTTGCTTTTGTGATGGTGGTTGGTTTTACTTTTTATCACGGATTATTGCATTTACGATACG GAAATGATTCATGTAAATGGTTGCTAAGCGATGGAAGATTCAAAGGCAATAAAGAGTGGCAACCTTTTGGTTGTATGCTTCACAAGTATACGGAAAC GGACACGCGAAAGTGCTTTCGATATTTAGCATTCTGGGGTACCCAAAATCACTTCGTTTTTATAGGCGATGCTCGCATTCGAACACTGTATCTCGAGATGATAAATCATTTGAAGCCTAAGGATGCAAATAACGCATCCATTCAGTCAACATTAGGGAAAACAGAGAACTTACAATTTCTGGATTACAAACTACGCCTTCAGATTAATTATATATATGCGAATGAAGTTTCCAAAAATATGATTGATGAATTTATTAAGTGGCAACATGAAGAAGATCCTCCAAGTCTTATAATAGCCAGCTGTACATATTCTACCTTTTACAAAGGAAATTTGACCAAAGATTTACAAAAGCTTTTCGAAAGAAATCTTACAAAAATGGTTCAATCTATAGACAGAATAGTTTCTAAAAAGTCGAAAGTAATTTGGAAGCTTCAGGATCCAATTGACCAAGGTCGTATAAACGATGAATGGAAGAACGTACAAAATGAAGACATTGACAAAATAAATCAAGTGGCGTATGACATATTGAGTTATTCTGAAGCAAAAATTTGGTCGTCATCAAAGATGATAGCCTCGGGACTGATAGATGAATTTATAGATGGAAATCACCTAAGTATGCTAGCGTTAAAACACGATGTTCAGATACTACTGAATATGTACTGCAATGATTATATGAATTATAATGACGGAACATGTTGCAGCAGTGCTGAATCGTATACAATTATACAAGTTATTACATATGCTTTGCTGGGAGTGTG TCTCGCAATAGCCTGTGCTATGGTAATCAGACGTTGGTTAATGAGGATTCGAGGAGTCAACATTTATATGCCGTTAAGTCAAGCTACATCGACCACTGCCACGGATTCACAGTCACCCATTCTGGCATTGGCATCATTAGCGTTTATAATGGGATATTTCTATCTATGTGATCGAACAAATTTCTTCATGAAGGAGAACAAATATTATTCAGAGTTCAGCTTTTGGATTCCAGTTGGCTATGTGTTCGTCCTGGGTTTGTTTTTCACCGAAGATAGCAAATTTACTAAAGTTTTGCACCGCGATCAGACTGATGAGTTTAAGGGATGGATGCAACTAGTTATTCTGATTTACTATATGACAGGCGCATCACATGTTCTACCGATTTACATGCACATCAAagtactcatcagtgcatatctCTTTCTCTCTGGATATGGACACTTTACATACTGCTGGCAAACCGGTAATACGGGAATTGTTAGATTTTTTCGTGTGatgtttaaaatcaattttctgaCTGTGGTATTATGTTTATGCATGAATCGACCATATCAGTTCTATTTTTTCGTGCCACTTTTATCCTTCTGGTACTGTATGACTTACTTTTTATCTTCGATTCCTCCACGGATTTCTGCCCAAAGCTCTGAGAACAACGCTTACCAATACCTATATGTGGTACTAAAATTTGTTTGTATGTTGAGTATAATCACAGTACTTTATCTGAGCGAAGTATTCTTTGAACGAATTTTTGTTACTCGTCCATGGAAGGCGCTGTTTGTTACGACAGATGACGATATTCACGAATGGTGGTATCGCTGGAAGTTAGATCGTTATACAATTACCTACGGCATGATTTTTGCAGCCATCTCTCATATCGCTCAAAGatattatatttttgatgacAATAATCACGGGAACTTATTTTCGCGACGAATATCACTAACATCAACTCTAGCTGCTTTCATAGGAATTGGATTCTACACGACGTGGAGTTTTTTCTGTCGGAATAAGCAGAATTGTGAGGAAATTCATTCGTATGTTGTTTTCATTCCTATCGTAGGTTACATTCTACTAAGAAATATTTCTGGTATCCTTCGCACTCGGTACTCTACATTTTTTGCTTGGTTCGGGCGAATATCATTAGAATTATTCATATGTCAGTACCATATCTGGTTAGCTGCCGATAAGAATGGTGTGTTGGTACTGTTACCCGGGTTTCCAACGCTTAATGTATTGATAACTTCTTTTATATTTGTTTGTGTTTCACATGAAATTCATCGTTTAACAACAGTATTACTACCATATGCTGTACCCAACGATTGGAAGCTAGTACTCCGTAACATGCTAATATTTGCAGTAGTGCTTATTCCGATTGGCCGCTATGATGGAATGTTCTGA
- the LOC131440603 gene encoding N-acetylneuraminate 9-O-acetyltransferase isoform X2, which translates to MLHKYTETDTRKCFRYLAFWGTQNHFVFIGDARIRTLYLEMINHLKPKDANNASIQSTLGKTENLQFLDYKLRLQINYIYANEVSKNMIDEFIKWQHEEDPPSLIIASCTYSTFYKGNLTKDLQKLFERNLTKMVQSIDRIVSKKSKVIWKLQDPIDQGRINDEWKNVQNEDIDKINQVAYDILSYSEAKIWSSSKMIASGLIDEFIDGNHLSMLALKHDVQILLNMYCNDYMNYNDGTCCSSAESYTIIQVITYALLGVCLAIACAMVIRRWLMRIRGVNIYMPLSQATSTTATDSQSPILALASLAFIMGYFYLCDRTNFFMKENKYYSEFSFWIPVGYVFVLGLFFTEDSKFTKVLHRDQTDEFKGWMQLVILIYYMTGASHVLPIYMHIKVLISAYLFLSGYGHFTYCWQTGNTGIVRFFRVMFKINFLTVVLCLCMNRPYQFYFFVPLLSFWYCMTYFLSSIPPRISAQSSENNAYQYLYVVLKFVCMLSIITVLYLSEVFFERIFVTRPWKALFVTTDDDIHEWWYRWKLDRYTITYGMIFAAISHIAQRYYIFDDNNHGNLFSRRISLTSTLAAFIGIGFYTTWSFFCRNKQNCEEIHSYVVFIPIVGYILLRNISGILRTRYSTFFAWFGRISLELFICQYHIWLAADKNGVLVLLPGFPTLNVLITSFIFVCVSHEIHRLTTVLLPYAVPNDWKLVLRNMLIFAVVLIPIGRYDGMF; encoded by the exons ATGCTTCACAAGTATACGGAAAC GGACACGCGAAAGTGCTTTCGATATTTAGCATTCTGGGGTACCCAAAATCACTTCGTTTTTATAGGCGATGCTCGCATTCGAACACTGTATCTCGAGATGATAAATCATTTGAAGCCTAAGGATGCAAATAACGCATCCATTCAGTCAACATTAGGGAAAACAGAGAACTTACAATTTCTGGATTACAAACTACGCCTTCAGATTAATTATATATATGCGAATGAAGTTTCCAAAAATATGATTGATGAATTTATTAAGTGGCAACATGAAGAAGATCCTCCAAGTCTTATAATAGCCAGCTGTACATATTCTACCTTTTACAAAGGAAATTTGACCAAAGATTTACAAAAGCTTTTCGAAAGAAATCTTACAAAAATGGTTCAATCTATAGACAGAATAGTTTCTAAAAAGTCGAAAGTAATTTGGAAGCTTCAGGATCCAATTGACCAAGGTCGTATAAACGATGAATGGAAGAACGTACAAAATGAAGACATTGACAAAATAAATCAAGTGGCGTATGACATATTGAGTTATTCTGAAGCAAAAATTTGGTCGTCATCAAAGATGATAGCCTCGGGACTGATAGATGAATTTATAGATGGAAATCACCTAAGTATGCTAGCGTTAAAACACGATGTTCAGATACTACTGAATATGTACTGCAATGATTATATGAATTATAATGACGGAACATGTTGCAGCAGTGCTGAATCGTATACAATTATACAAGTTATTACATATGCTTTGCTGGGAGTGTG TCTCGCAATAGCCTGTGCTATGGTAATCAGACGTTGGTTAATGAGGATTCGAGGAGTCAACATTTATATGCCGTTAAGTCAAGCTACATCGACCACTGCCACGGATTCACAGTCACCCATTCTGGCATTGGCATCATTAGCGTTTATAATGGGATATTTCTATCTATGTGATCGAACAAATTTCTTCATGAAGGAGAACAAATATTATTCAGAGTTCAGCTTTTGGATTCCAGTTGGCTATGTGTTCGTCCTGGGTTTGTTTTTCACCGAAGATAGCAAATTTACTAAAGTTTTGCACCGCGATCAGACTGATGAGTTTAAGGGATGGATGCAACTAGTTATTCTGATTTACTATATGACAGGCGCATCACATGTTCTACCGATTTACATGCACATCAAagtactcatcagtgcatatctCTTTCTCTCTGGATATGGACACTTTACATACTGCTGGCAAACCGGTAATACGGGAATTGTTAGATTTTTTCGTGTGatgtttaaaatcaattttctgaCTGTGGTATTATGTTTATGCATGAATCGACCATATCAGTTCTATTTTTTCGTGCCACTTTTATCCTTCTGGTACTGTATGACTTACTTTTTATCTTCGATTCCTCCACGGATTTCTGCCCAAAGCTCTGAGAACAACGCTTACCAATACCTATATGTGGTACTAAAATTTGTTTGTATGTTGAGTATAATCACAGTACTTTATCTGAGCGAAGTATTCTTTGAACGAATTTTTGTTACTCGTCCATGGAAGGCGCTGTTTGTTACGACAGATGACGATATTCACGAATGGTGGTATCGCTGGAAGTTAGATCGTTATACAATTACCTACGGCATGATTTTTGCAGCCATCTCTCATATCGCTCAAAGatattatatttttgatgacAATAATCACGGGAACTTATTTTCGCGACGAATATCACTAACATCAACTCTAGCTGCTTTCATAGGAATTGGATTCTACACGACGTGGAGTTTTTTCTGTCGGAATAAGCAGAATTGTGAGGAAATTCATTCGTATGTTGTTTTCATTCCTATCGTAGGTTACATTCTACTAAGAAATATTTCTGGTATCCTTCGCACTCGGTACTCTACATTTTTTGCTTGGTTCGGGCGAATATCATTAGAATTATTCATATGTCAGTACCATATCTGGTTAGCTGCCGATAAGAATGGTGTGTTGGTACTGTTACCCGGGTTTCCAACGCTTAATGTATTGATAACTTCTTTTATATTTGTTTGTGTTTCACATGAAATTCATCGTTTAACAACAGTATTACTACCATATGCTGTACCCAACGATTGGAAGCTAGTACTCCGTAACATGCTAATATTTGCAGTAGTGCTTATTCCGATTGGCCGCTATGATGGAATGTTCTGA